One genomic region from Thermoleptolyngbya sichuanensis A183 encodes:
- a CDS encoding gamma carbonic anhydrase family protein — MSTGFTENSQQNRTSGWSVPDLSRAAFVAPGAAVIGEVLLAEGASIWYGAVVRGDVERIEIGHCTNIQDGAILHGDPGQPTVLEDYVTVGHRAVIHSAHIERGCLIGIGAIVLDGVRVGAGSIVGAGAVVTKDVPGRSLVVGIPAKVVRSLSDEEVADLIDHAKKYEKLAQVHAGTGTDLGFKRLPPASS; from the coding sequence TTGTCTACGGGTTTCACGGAAAATTCACAGCAAAATCGCACCAGCGGTTGGTCTGTCCCAGATCTCTCCAGGGCGGCGTTTGTTGCGCCGGGGGCAGCGGTCATCGGTGAGGTGTTGCTGGCGGAGGGCGCAAGCATCTGGTATGGCGCGGTGGTGCGCGGCGATGTGGAACGGATTGAGATCGGGCACTGCACGAATATTCAAGACGGTGCAATTTTGCACGGCGATCCGGGGCAGCCAACGGTGCTGGAAGACTACGTGACGGTGGGGCATCGCGCCGTCATCCACAGCGCGCATATCGAGCGGGGCTGTTTGATCGGCATCGGGGCGATCGTGCTGGATGGGGTGCGCGTGGGGGCGGGCAGCATCGTAGGTGCAGGCGCGGTGGTGACGAAGGACGTGCCAGGGCGATCGCTCGTCGTGGGCATTCCCGCAAAGGTGGTGCGTTCCCTCAGCGATGAAGAGGTGGCCGACCTGATCGACCATGCTAAAAAATACGAAAAGCTAGCCCAGGTTCACGCAGGCACAGGGACAGATTTGGGGTTTAAGCGTTTGCCGCCTGCGTCATCTTGA